Proteins found in one Oncorhynchus mykiss isolate Arlee chromosome 17, USDA_OmykA_1.1, whole genome shotgun sequence genomic segment:
- the LOC110493987 gene encoding transmembrane protein 128 isoform X2, which translates to MLAGSDFVNLRNRFKKDAELLMQGVSAGDRNEKSQEEKDAKPLSRINRHSVFWIVSSVGLTYYFDFLRVLMENEDIKSWWFNLGVILLGICLSLATFCIVYLEWFKGIKDYDQEYPAIAPITTAAFIAASCSLNIALWPVWSFLTPILLFTQFMGGVMLISMLG; encoded by the exons ATGCTTGCTGGTAGTGATTTCGTAAATCTGCGAAATAGATTCAAGAAAGATGCTGAACTTCTTATGCAAGGGGTTTCAGCAGGTGACCGCAACGAAAAGA GTCAAGAAGAGAAAGATGCCAAACCACTCTCTCGGATCAACCGCCATTCTGTCTTCTGGATTGTGTCATCTGTTGGGTTGACGTATTATTTCGACTTCCTCCGGGTCCTCATGGAGAATGAGGATATCAAAAG CTGGTGGTTCAATCTTGGTGTGATACTGCTGGGAATATGCCTATCTTTGGCCACATTTTGTATTGTATATCTGGAGTGGTTCAAGGGCATAAAGGACTACGACCAGGAGTACCCTGCTATTGCCCCTATTACCACAGCAGCCTTCATTGCAGCATCATGCAG TTTAAATATAGCACTGTGGCCTGTGTGGTCGTTCCTCACCCCCATCCTCCTGTTTACCCAGTTCATGGGTGGTGTTATGCTCATATCCATGCTTGGGTGA
- the LOC110493987 gene encoding transmembrane protein 128 isoform X1, which yields MLAGSDFVNLRNRFKKDAELLMQGVSAGDRNEKSKSCQEEKDAKPLSRINRHSVFWIVSSVGLTYYFDFLRVLMENEDIKSWWFNLGVILLGICLSLATFCIVYLEWFKGIKDYDQEYPAIAPITTAAFIAASCSLNIALWPVWSFLTPILLFTQFMGGVMLISMLG from the exons ATGCTTGCTGGTAGTGATTTCGTAAATCTGCGAAATAGATTCAAGAAAGATGCTGAACTTCTTATGCAAGGGGTTTCAGCAGGTGACCGCAACGAAAAGAGTAAGTCAT GTCAAGAAGAGAAAGATGCCAAACCACTCTCTCGGATCAACCGCCATTCTGTCTTCTGGATTGTGTCATCTGTTGGGTTGACGTATTATTTCGACTTCCTCCGGGTCCTCATGGAGAATGAGGATATCAAAAG CTGGTGGTTCAATCTTGGTGTGATACTGCTGGGAATATGCCTATCTTTGGCCACATTTTGTATTGTATATCTGGAGTGGTTCAAGGGCATAAAGGACTACGACCAGGAGTACCCTGCTATTGCCCCTATTACCACAGCAGCCTTCATTGCAGCATCATGCAG TTTAAATATAGCACTGTGGCCTGTGTGGTCGTTCCTCACCCCCATCCTCCTGTTTACCCAGTTCATGGGTGGTGTTATGCTCATATCCATGCTTGGGTGA
- the otop1 gene encoding proton channel OTOP1 has product MVEHGGLDLMCLNKSYSHSSTTSSSSSEREKKIFTKLKVSLTEDYPQKNAEILSGQYGTNLLLIGVSLMLAIAHHGASVKEEHLLSFITTLMILQLIWMIWYIVSRDRQSNLQPEKDVHATTCWIRGGLTLLALLSLIMDAFRIGYFVGYRSCVSAVLGVYPIIHATHTIAQVHFLWFHIKDVIKTFETFERFGVIHAVFTNLLLWCNGVMSEAEHFLNNHKRRLSSLGYVNLTIVDMEPHCNCTTSACSMFSNSLYYLYPFNIEYHIFVSAMLFVMWKNIGRSINLQYNRKRPATRTQGLVVGPILGLVALASTIGVLVVYIIHVEESMDTRESAIAMFYCYGIVMLVFMCSAGATGLLIYRADPMPMDTTKNPSRTLDTEILFGSSVGSWLMSWCSVVAVAASSSSPSYRWTNLMYSLLIVLEKYIQNLFIIESLYRQREDGEREDAEAAGPVPEIFSVTSSLAPPYNGIINRAYENPDKGCVTLENEQVENGQVYGTFSSRKHSAVPLHAGSNVAETPSKKRQILKNIAVFLFMCNISLWILPAFGCRPQYDNGLEQETFGFTIWTTVLNFAVPMNLFYRMHSVASLFEVFRRV; this is encoded by the exons ATGGTTGAGCACGGAGGCCTTGATCTTATGTGTTTAAATAAGTCCTACAGTCACAGTTCCACTACCTCGTCCTCCAGTTCAGAGCGAGAAAAGAAAATATTCACCAAGTTGAAAGTCAGTTTGACTGAGGACTATCCGCAGAAGAACGCGGAGATCCTGAGCGGCCAGTATGGGACTAACTTACTTTTGATCGGCGTGTCGCTGATGCTGGCTATTGCGCACCATGGCGCATCAGTGAAGGAAGAGCACCTGTTGTCGTTTATCACGACCCTCATGATCCTCCAGCTGATATGGATGATATGGTACATCGTGAGCAGAGACAGGCAGAGTAACTTACAGCCTGAAAAGGATGTGCATGCTACTACCTGTTGGATAAGAG GTGGGTTAACTCTTCTTGCGCTCCTCTCGTTGATCATGGATGCCTTCCGAATTGGTTATTTTGTGGGCTATCGATCATGCGTGTCGGCTGTTCTAGGGGTATACCCTATCATCCACGCAACTCACACGATAGCACAG GTTCATTTCCTTTGGTTTCACATCAAGGACGTCATCAAGACCTTCGAGACCTTTGAAAG ATTTGGCGTCATCCATGCAGTCTTCACCAACCTGCTACTGTGGTGCAACGGTGTGATGTCTGAGGCTGAGCACTTCCTAAACAACCACAAGAGAAGGCTCTCTTCCCTGGGCTATGTAAACCTCACCATAG TGGATATGGAGCCTCACTGTAATTGCACTACCAGCGCCTGCTCCATGTTCTCCAACAGCCTCTATTACCTATACCCCTTCAACATAGAGTACCACATCTTTGTCTCTGCAATGCTCTTCGTCATGTGGAAGAACATAGGGCGCAGCATTAACCTCCAGTACAACCGGAAAAGGCCGGCTACCAGGACCCAGGGGCTGGTTGTCGGCCCCATCCTGGGTCTTGTCGCCCTGGCCAGCACCATCGGCGTGCTGGTGGTCTATATCATCCACGTGGAAGAGTCGATGGACACCCGGGAGTCGGCCATCGCAATGTTCTACTGCTACGGCATCGTCATGCTGGTGTTCATGTGCTCGGCCGGGGCCACGGGTCTGCTCATATACCGTGCCGACCCTATGCCCATGGACACCACCAAGAACCCCTCGCGGACGCTGGACACAGAGATCCTATTCGGATCGTCGGTGGGCTCCTGGCTCATGTCCTGGTGCAGCGTGGTGGCTGTGGCAGCCTCAAGCAGCAGCCCGAGCTACCGCTGGACCAACCTGATGTACTCGCTGCTCATTGTCCTGGAGAAGTACATCCAGAACCTGTTCATCATAGAGTCCCTCTACCGCCAGCGGGAGGACGGTGAGAGGGAGGACGCTGAGGCGGCGGGGCCTGTGCCGGAGATCTTCTCTGTGACCTCCTCCTTGGCTCCGCCCTACAACGGCATCATCAACCGGGCGTACGAGAACCCAGACAAGGGCTGTGTCACGCTGGAGAACGAGCAGGTGGAGAACGGACAGGTTTACGGAACATTCAGCTCACGGAAACATTCGGCGGTGCCCCTGCACGCCGGGAGCAACGTGGCGGAGACCCCGAGCAAGAAGAGGCAGATTCTGAAGAACATCGCTGTCTTCCTCTTCATGTGCAACATCTCA CTCTGGATCCTTCCTGCCTTCGGCTGCAGACCCCAGTATGACAACGGCCTGGAGCAGGAGACGTTTGGCTTCACCATATGGACAACAGTTCTCAATTTTGCCGTGCCCATGAACCTCTTTTACCGCATGCACTCTGTGGCCTCCCTCTTCGAAGTCTTCCGAAGGGTGTGA
- the LOC110493989 gene encoding D(1B) dopamine receptor-like — translation MWNSTESEGTSDGGKELVIRTVTGCLLSLLILWTLLGNLMVCSAVLRIRQLRSKVTNIFIVSLAVSDLFVAILVMPWKAVAEVAGYWPFGTFCNYWVAFDIMCSTASILNLCIISVDRYWAISSPFRYERKMTQRVAFVMISVTWTLSVLISFIPVQLNWHKASEDERVRAHNASLGQVEENCDSSLNREYAISSSLISFYIPVAIMIVTYTRIYRIAQIQIRTIASLERAAEHATSCRTNRLECQHHNTLKTSIKRETKVLKTLSIIMGVFVCCWLPFFILNCIVPFCDKPQTDQDASLPCVSETTFDVFVWFGWTNSSMNPIIYAFNAEFRKAFASLLGCRNFCSSTPVETVNISNELVSYNQDTLVHKEIVNAYVNMIPNVVECIEHEDTFDRISQLTHNNENGTDSVCDLDDCEEEISIDRMTPFTPNGLH, via the coding sequence ATGTGGAACTCGACCGAATCGGAGGGAACATCCGACGGTGGAAAGGAACTGGTCATCCGGACAGTGACGGGCTGTTTGCTCTCACTGCTCATCCTATGGACACTGCTGGGAAACCTTATGGTGTGCTCTGCCGTGCTACGAATTCGGCAATTACGAAGTAAAGTGACCAACATTTTCATCGTTTCTTTGGCTGTGTCGGATTTATTCGTTGCAATTCTGGTGATGCCATGGAAAGCTGTGGCTGAGGTGGCGGGGTATTGGCCATTTGGCACTTTTTGTAATTACTGGGTGGCGTTTGACATTATGTGCTCAACTGCGTCTATCCTCAACCTCTGCATTATCAGCGTGGATAGATACTGGGCCATATCAAGTCCGTTCCGCTACGAGAGAAAAATGACCCAACGAGTTGCCTTTGTGATGATAAGCGTCACGTGGACTTTGTCTGTTCTCATTTCATTCATACCCGTCCAACTGAACTGGCACAAAGCCAGCGAAGACGAAAGAGTCAGAGCGCATAACGCCTCCCTGGGTCAAGTAGAGGAAAACTGTGACTCTAGCCTCAACAGAGAATACGCCATATCGTCATCTTTAATAAGTTTCTACATACCCGTAGCAATTATGATTGTGACGTACACGAGAATCTATCGGATTGCTCAGATCCAAATCAGGACTATAGCGTCCCTAGAGCGCGCGGCAGAGCACGCCACAAGTTGCAGGACCAACAGACTCGAGTGCCAACACCACAATACATTGAAAACGTCTATTAAAAGGGAAACCAAAGTTTTAAAAACGTTATCGATCATTATGGGTGTTTTTGTGTGTTGTTGGTtacctttttttattttgaacTGCATAGTTCCATTCTGTGACAAACCACAGACTGACCAAGATGCAAGTCTCCCGTGCGTCAGCGAGACAACATTTGACGTCTTTGTGTGGTTTGGCTGGACTAATTCATCCATGAATCCTATTATTTACGCTTTTAACGCAGAGTTCAGAAAAGCATTTGCCAGTCTGCTGGGTTGTCGTAATTTCTGCTCCAGCACACCAGTTGAAACTGTGAATATTAGCAACGAGTTGGTCTCCTACAACCAGGACACACTTGTCCATAAAGAAATCGTGAACGCCTACGTCAATATGATCCCCAACGTAGTGGAATGCATTGAGCACGAGGACACGTTTGACAGGATATCACAGCTAACTCACAACAATGAAAATGGCACCGACTCCGTTTGTGACTTGGACGACTGTGAGGAAGAGATTAGCATCGACAGGATGACACCATTTACCCCCAATGGTTTACATTGA